One Nicotiana tomentosiformis chromosome 4, ASM39032v3, whole genome shotgun sequence genomic window carries:
- the LOC138909294 gene encoding uncharacterized protein, with product MVFYSNPLLFAGVILFLINLVLKWNLEEGDRLYEFNDWFPAHCYWKGDRSFKQTISSFLSRTQTDMLKKGVFGKFFELDEDSHSRKLTHYMLLSQLFYKDKIKMIFKGFGHEVVFTDEDFHTITGLKVKAADYNFIDSRLRDDTTVKVSVDVVVCDEDAVKLAQSYLLEVVLLGKFEGRYMSDRSMKFIDDRELSASYPWGSLCFDELIANLSHVLKNDSV from the exons ATGGTTTTTTATTCTAATCCATTATTGTTTGCTGGAGTAATATTGTTTCTAATAAATTTGGTTctg AAATGGAATCTTGAA GAAGGAGATAGATTATATGAGTTTAACGATTGGTTTCCTGCTCATTGTTACTGGAAAGGTGATAGAAGCTTTAAGCAAACGATTTCGTCCTTTTTGTCTAGAACTCAAACGGATATGTTGAAGAAAGGTGTATTTGGGAAATTTTTTGAGTTGGATGAAGATAGTCATTCTAGGAAGTTGACTCATTATATGTTGCTGTCTCAACTATTCTATAAGGATAAAATTAAAATGATTTTTAAAGGTTTTGGCCATGAGGTAGTATTTACAGATGAAGATTTTCATACTATTACTGGACTTAAGGTTAAGGCAGCTGATTATAACTTTATTGAT TCTCGATTGCGTGATGATACAACTGTTAAAGTTTCTGTTGATGTTGTTGTCTGTGATGAAGATGCGGTGAAGCTTGCTCAGAGTTACCTATTGGAAGTCGTTCTGTTGGGTAAATTTGAAGGTCGATATATGAGCGATCGTTCTATGAAATTCATTGACGACAGAGAGCTTTCTGCTTCTTATCCATGGGGTAGTTTGTGTTTCGATGAACTTATTGCAAATTTGTCGCATGTTCTGAAAAATGATTCAGTTTAA